The Bifidobacterium actinocoloniiforme DSM 22766 genomic sequence CTAAGGCCGAGATGGCCAGCTGGCCACTGATAGGCCGCTGGTTCCGCTGGGTGGGCATGCAGCCGGTGCCGCGCAGGAGCGGGCAGGCCGAGCGGATCGAGCGTGAATCCATCAAGATCGTGACCTCCGGCAGGCCGCTGACCATCTGGCCTGAGGGCACAGTGACCCGTGACCCCCTCAAGTGGCCCATGTCCCTGAAACCCGGCGTTGGGGTCATAGCCCTCAAATCCTCGCGAATACTGGGTCGACAGGTGCCCCTCTTCCCTTGCGTGACCTGGGGGGCCGCCTCAATCAACCACTGGTGGCCGTGGCCCCGCAAAAACGTGGTCATGTGCTACGACAAGGCCCTGGACTACTCCGACCTACTGGAAGGCATGGAGGACTGGGGGGAGGAGCCGCCGCGTGAGGCGGTGGACGAGCTGTGCCGTCGTCTGCGCGATCGGATGGAAGCCGTCATGAGCGAGATCCGGGGCGAGGACCCGCCGGTCGAAGGCTACTTCGACTATGGGAGCATGACGCGCAAGCCCAGAGCATAAGGGCCTGGCGGCTCTGTGCCGCGTGCGCCCTCAAGGATTGGTCTGCCCCCGGGTGGTGACGGTCCCTGACGGTCTCGGTTCGGCGCAACTTGAAGGCCGTATGGGCGCAAGTCTAGGATGGGTGTGTTTGAACGCATCCAGAATCGGCAAACAGTTGGTCAGGTGGCATTGATGCCAACCCGGCCAGGCACAAGGAGCGGTATGACGAAGATTGCGGTCTTAGGAGCCGGAGCGTGGGGCACCACCTTCGGGCAGGTGCTGGCGGACGCGGGCAACCAGGTGGTCATGTGGGGCATTGAGCCTGCAGTGGTGGACGCCATCAACCATGACCATCGCAACCCCGTACGTACGCCGACCATAGAGCGTCTGCCGGATGCCATGACCGCCAGCCTGGACCGGGAGGAGGCCGTGGACGGCGCCGGAATCGTAGTCGTGGCCATCGCGGCCCAGCACGCCCGCGAGGCCCTGGAGCCCTTCCGGCCCCTAATCGGAGCGGACGCCGTCGTCGTCTCCCTGATGAAAGGCATCGAGCGGACGACCGACAAGCGCATGGACCAGGTGGTCACCGAAGCCCTGGGGCTGCCGGAAGAGCGGTTCGCCGCCGTCTCCGGGCCCAACCTGAGTCGGGAGGTGGCCGTCCGCCAACCTTCGGCCGCAGTGGTCGCCTCAGTGAGCCCCGAAACCGCGCAGCGCGTGGCTCAAGCCTGTGAAGCGCCGTATTTCAAGCCGTTCGTGTCCACCGATGTCATCGGGCTGGAGCTGTGCGGGGCCTTGAAGAACGTGACCGCGCTCGCTGTCGGCATGTCGCGCGGGGCAGGCTACGGCGAGAACACCGCCGCCATGATCCAAGCCCGTGGGCTGGCCGAGTTGACCGCACTGGGCGAGGCGGCCGGTGCCGATGCCAAGACCTTCGCCGGGCTGGCCGGCGTGGGGGACCTGATCGCCACTTGTGCCTCATCCCTGAGCCGCAACTACACCTTCGGATTCAATCTGGGCCGTGGGATGAGCATCGAGGAGGCCACCGAGGCCAGCCAGGGCGTGGCTGAGGGCGTGCCCGCCACGAACGCGGTGGTAGGCATGGGCCGGAGCCTGGGCGAGCCGACGCCGCTGGCTCAGGCCATGAGCCATGTGTTGGACCAGGGCCTGGACTGCGCGGGAATGATCGAGGAACTGTTCGGTGGTCCGATTTCGGCCGAATGAGCCTGGTGGGGATGGTCCGTCCCTGGTTCCGCTGATTGCGCCGCGCGGGCTTGAGCCGAACCGCCGCCGGGCCATGCCGGGGCCTATCCTGGCAAGTAAGGGAACGCCTGCGGGCGCAGCGGGCGCGCGATTGCGCATGCGCTGATTCGCGGGCCAAGGAATCTAAGGAATGAGAAGCGATATGGCGAGTAAGCGGCGGGTGGCGGTACTGTACGGTGGCCGGGCGGATGAGCACCCTATTTCCTGCGTTTCCGCAGCCGGGGTCCTCAATGCCATAGATCGCGACCGGTTCGAGCCGGCGCCGATTGGCATCACCCGTGATGGCGTGTGGACCGTCGGTGGTGAAGACCCGCGCCAGTGGAACCTGGGCGGCCCTGAGCTGCCCGAGGTGCTCGTACGTGAGACCAGCCGGCCGGTCCTGCTCGACATCGCCGAGGGGGCCGACGGCTTCTATGCCGGCGCCCACGAAGACCTTGAGGCCGCCTCGCGGGCTTCGCGCCCGCCGGTCCTGGGTTCGGGCGCGAATGGCCGGTCCCTGGAGCCCCTGGGGCACATCGACGCGGTCTTTCCCGTCCTGCACGGTCCCTTCGGCGAGGACGGTACGGTCCAGGGTCTTCTGGACATGATGGGCCTACCGTACATCGGTTGCGGCGTCTTCGCTTCGTCCGCCTGCATGGACAAGCACTTCACGAAGATCCTGCTGCGCGCGGCGGGCATTCCTGTCGCGCCCGGCATCACCGTGGATTCTCGCACCCTGGCAGGGGGCGAGTCCATTGAGGCGGCCGGCGACGAGCTGGTCGGCCTGGTGCGCGAGGCCAACTTGACCTACCCTGTCTTCGTCAAGCCTTCCAGGGCCGGCTCTTCCTTCGGGGTGACCAAGGTGGAGCATGAGAATGCCAAGGACCTGGCCCGGGCGCTCTTTGAGGCTTCGCGCCACGACTGGCGCGTCCTGATCGAGCAGGGGATTGAGGCCCGCGAGATCGAGTGCGCGGTCCTGAACCCGGTTGACGGCGAAGAGCCATGGACCGCCTGGCCCGGTGAGATCGTGCTTGACAAGCCCGCCGATGACGCGTTCTACGACTTCGACAGCAAGTACATGGATGCGGCCGCATCGCATGTCGAAGTGCCGGCCAAGTTGGATGAGGACGTGCTCCAGCGGGTGAGGCGGACAGCTGCGCGCGCCTTCAAGGCTGTGGATGGGCGGGGGCTGAGCCGGGTGGACTGCTTCGTGCTGCCCGACGGCCAAGTCCTGGTCAACGAGATCAACACCATGCCCGGTTTCACGCCGATTTCCATGTACCCCAAGGCGTGGGAAGCCACGGGCGTCTCCTACACAGACCTGATTACCCAACTCATCGAGGGTGTCCTGCAATAGGTCGGCTCGCCTGTCAAGGAAGGCTCTCGTCGGCAACTTTGGAAGAGCGGTGTTCTAGGCTATCCCTTTACAGGGATGGCTGCTGAGTGAAGCGTTGATGCTTGTTTTGGCATGTTTGCTTTACCGGCTCTGAGTTGGTGATGTCTGGATTCGCGTGTTGGGTTTTTACACTCTAGTTGATTCGCTCTGTTTTGGGCGTGCTGTTGGCGGGATTGGTTGCTCAGCAAGGGAACTGCTTATTGCTTCACAACGAATCCCGCCAACAGCACGTTTCGCATCGCGGGCTTGAATATACCTAACCTCAAGGTTGCGTGTGATGAAGGCGGAGTGTATGTGGGCTTTGGCGCTGTTTACGGGCCTTCGAGAGCTGGTAGCCTGCGAGAGTGACCCCTGCGAGACAAGTGAAGGCGATGAACGTTGTTCCGATGAGCCCGTGGAAGGGGATACTGCCGGCTCGGGGGAGGGTGTAGGGAATGTAGATGTAGGTGAAATCGTGGATGGGGTAGTCGGTTTGCGCTACGCCATCCAAGGTCCAGGTGACGATGACGGGGACTGGGCCTCCCGAGTCGTATCTGGGCGAGGTGACGTTCCAGGTGCTGGCACCGTCGTTGGGTGTGGGGCCGCTTTGGGCTGGAGCAGTACCGAACTTGACGGCAGTGATGTTGATGTTGTAGAACATGCCTGTGCTCACGGGGGTGAGGCTTATTTTGCCTGGCCCGCCTTGCTTATCGCCGAGTTGTCCGTATTGGTTGTCTCCCCAGGTCCAGACTCCACCGGTGGTGTCTACTCCGATGGTGTGTTTCCAACCGGAGAGGAGTTTGGCGAACGTGGTACCGGGCTTAGGGTTAACCACGATGGGCCGGGTTGGGGTGGTTTGGCTACCGGTACCAAGTTGGCCGGAGGCGTTGTCGCCCCATGCGTAGATGCTCCCGTTGCTGGCGATGCTCATGGCGCTGTCGCTGCTGGTGGTCACGCTGGTGAAGGTGATACCAGCGGGTAGGGTCGGTTCGGCTGGTAGTTGCTGATTTGTGGTGGTGCCGTTGCCGAGCTCGTAGTCGTTGTTGTACCCCCACGTGTAAATGCGCCCAGTGTCGCTGATAGCGAGTGACCAATCCGCGGTAGCGGTGGCCTGCTTGAAGGTGCTCACGCCAACGGGTAGTTGCACTTGTACGGGCACGGCGCTGCTGCCGCCCACGTTGATGACACTGGTTCCCAGTTGTCCGAATTGGTTGGACCCCCAACTATAAGCCTGCCCGTTATCTCCGATGCCGATGGAGTGCCCGGCGGCAGCACTGACTTGGGTGAACTGGTAGACGCCAGCTGGCATCTGCACCGCTACCGGACTGAGCTGGTTAATGGTGGTATTGTCGCCAAGCTGTCCGCTGTTGTTGGCTCCCCACGCATAGGTGGTACCGTTGTCGCCTATGGCGAGAGTATGGTCTACGCCTGGACTGACCTGCCTGTACGCGCCCACGCCAGCAGGCATGCTGATCGGCAGAGGTTGCAACTGGTTATTAGTGGTCCCGAGACCCAATTGACCACTCGTATTAAACCCCCACGCGTACCAGCGGTTATCGCTACCCAGTGCGAACGAGTTGTTAGGGCCTGCACTGACTTTCAGGAACT encodes the following:
- a CDS encoding lysophospholipid acyltransferase family protein; protein product: MASKGKPSPRSAVSPLSNEQVAKLAQAHRLVDPTHYYPTGPRKPNEAEIDEQNPKATGRLLAGASRVVRASCKVRAWGLEQVAETGPFITAATHVTQFDVFIPMISLFHQGRRPRYMAKAEMASWPLIGRWFRWVGMQPVPRRSGQAERIERESIKIVTSGRPLTIWPEGTVTRDPLKWPMSLKPGVGVIALKSSRILGRQVPLFPCVTWGAASINHWWPWPRKNVVMCYDKALDYSDLLEGMEDWGEEPPREAVDELCRRLRDRMEAVMSEIRGEDPPVEGYFDYGSMTRKPRA
- a CDS encoding NAD(P)H-dependent glycerol-3-phosphate dehydrogenase; its protein translation is MTKIAVLGAGAWGTTFGQVLADAGNQVVMWGIEPAVVDAINHDHRNPVRTPTIERLPDAMTASLDREEAVDGAGIVVVAIAAQHAREALEPFRPLIGADAVVVSLMKGIERTTDKRMDQVVTEALGLPEERFAAVSGPNLSREVAVRQPSAAVVASVSPETAQRVAQACEAPYFKPFVSTDVIGLELCGALKNVTALAVGMSRGAGYGENTAAMIQARGLAELTALGEAAGADAKTFAGLAGVGDLIATCASSLSRNYTFGFNLGRGMSIEEATEASQGVAEGVPATNAVVGMGRSLGEPTPLAQAMSHVLDQGLDCAGMIEELFGGPISAE
- a CDS encoding D-alanine--D-alanine ligase family protein, which translates into the protein MASKRRVAVLYGGRADEHPISCVSAAGVLNAIDRDRFEPAPIGITRDGVWTVGGEDPRQWNLGGPELPEVLVRETSRPVLLDIAEGADGFYAGAHEDLEAASRASRPPVLGSGANGRSLEPLGHIDAVFPVLHGPFGEDGTVQGLLDMMGLPYIGCGVFASSACMDKHFTKILLRAAGIPVAPGITVDSRTLAGGESIEAAGDELVGLVREANLTYPVFVKPSRAGSSFGVTKVEHENAKDLARALFEASRHDWRVLIEQGIEAREIECAVLNPVDGEEPWTAWPGEIVLDKPADDAFYDFDSKYMDAAASHVEVPAKLDEDVLQRVRRTAARAFKAVDGRGLSRVDCFVLPDGQVLVNEINTMPGFTPISMYPKAWEATGVSYTDLITQLIEGVLQ